CAGTTTGCCTTCATTCGACGATGCCATCTGATCCTCCACGTTCTTCCGAGTGCTTCGGGCACGACGCGCGCGGTGACTGCGACGATCGCTGACATCACGCCTCGAAGTCGAGACCGCCGAGCAGCACCGACGGCTCCGCTTGCGAGCGCGTCGGCACGTCCACTTCGCGGGCATCCTGCCAGGCGCGCAGCTTCTCGCCGAGCACGTCGAGATAACGCTGCAGACGCGCGTCGCCGCCGGGACGCAGCAATCGCTCGATCTCTTCGTCGTCCCATGTCAGGACCACGTTCATATCGAACGGATAACGACGCGTGCGCGCGCTCTGATCCGACGGCGGCGCGCTTACGCGCAGCCGCGCCGGTTCGTGCGCATTGCTGCCGGGAATGATTTCCACGCGTAGTTTTTGATCGACCACGCGAGCCACGCCCTCGGCAATGCGCGGCATGATTTCGGTTTCGAACCTGTGCGTCTGATCGCGATTCAACGCCTTCCTCTCAAACTGACTCAGACGGACGGCAAGTCTTCGAGCGATTTCTCGATCTGCCCTTCCTGCACGCGCGCCTCGATGCCGACGTGGCCGTTCGAGTACGGCAATGCCGTGACCTTCGGTCCGAGAAACGTTCGACCGCCGAGCGTGAAGAGCGTGCGAACTTCCTTGCCGCTCTTGATGGCGTCCACGACTTGATGGACG
This Caballeronia sp. LZ062 DNA region includes the following protein-coding sequences:
- a CDS encoding DUF5594 family protein; translation: MNRDQTHRFETEIMPRIAEGVARVVDQKLRVEIIPGSNAHEPARLRVSAPPSDQSARTRRYPFDMNVVLTWDDEEIERLLRPGGDARLQRYLDVLGEKLRAWQDAREVDVPTRSQAEPSVLLGGLDFEA